Genomic DNA from Carettochelys insculpta isolate YL-2023 chromosome 15, ASM3395843v1, whole genome shotgun sequence:
AGTGAGCGCCCCACCcgtacctcctcaccagggccccagtgagcgccccacccgtacctcctcaccagggccccagtgagcgcccctcctGTACCTTCTCACCAGGACCCcgagtgagcgcccctcccgtacctcctcaccagggccccagtgagcgcccctcccgtacctcctcgccagggccccgagtgagcgcccctcccgtacctcctcgCCAGGGCCCCGAGTGAGCGCCTCTGGCACCTGAAAGCGCCGTTCCCTCATCGCTGGCCGGTGCCCAGCGCCCCTCAGCTCCATCAGCAGCACCCGCACGCAGGGCTCGTCGCGCAGCTCCAGCACCAGGAAGTCGCCACTCTCTGCCCAATCCATGGCCACAGGGTCAGCTCGGCCCAGTGCATGGGCCGGCCCGGCCCCGGCGTGGCTTCTGCAAGCACCTTCCTACCAGCGCCGGCAGCGCAGCCCTGGCCCGCCGGCACGCCCCGGCGCCAAGGCTGCCCAGTCAGTGGGgttgcagccccaggccctgctctttgCATGGACCCCTCGCACTGCCAGAGCCCAGTGGGAATGGGGGCCCGGGGACGTGGACACCCGAGCTCCAGAGCTCCCCATTgctgtggccctgggggagcagctgggcggTACCGGGAGGGCCCGAGTCCCTGGCTGCCAGCGCCTGGCCCTTACCTGTGCCGTCTGGGGTGGAGCGGGTGAAGGCGGGCAGCATGGGCAGTGTGGCCTGGCCCTGCGTCGAgcagctcagcccctgctccatggccagcagcatgtggtcCCTGACCAGGCGCAGCTTCTCCAGCGGCAGGCACAGGGGCTGCAGGCACCTCGGcatctgcgggggggggggagcagacgGATCAGgggcagcactggcagcaggCCGGGAGCGCGTCCCAGGCAGCAAAGGGCCTTACCTTGGCCGCGAGGTGCCAGCTCCGGGGGCTGCTGCCGTCACTGACGCCGGCCGGCATCTGGCGGGAGCCCACGGCGCTCAGCTGGTCCTGGGTCAGCGCTGCCAGCAAGGGGTTCTCCTGGCGCGAACTCAtctggggcctgcaggggcagcGAGTGGGGCAGCTGAGGAGCCAGCCGACCTCCCCCAGCCGCGAGCGCCACGccctctgcagagccagggccagggccagggccagggccagggccagggccagccctcccagcacccccagagcccagcagctgcaatcgttcctggggagcagccccagcatgagccccacccctggtgccccacccctggctggGTGTGAAGCTTCAGCCTCCccgctgtgagtgcagggagccATGGAGTGATTCACCA
This window encodes:
- the LOC142021391 gene encoding hexokinase-3-like → MSSRQENPLLAALTQDQLSAVGSRQMPAGVSDGSSPRSWHLAAKMPRCLQPLCLPLEKLRLVRDHMLLAMEQGLSCSTQGQATLPMLPAFTRSTPDGTESGDFLVLELRDEPCVRVLLMELRGAGHRPAMRERRFQVPEALTRGPGEELFSFMATCLCEFLDGLGTPQTAFQLGFSFPFACRQTQLHQSYLLSWSKGFACSGVEGQDVVQLLQNAINEQDVKGAPGEGLAVHH